In Oryza brachyantha chromosome 2, ObraRS2, whole genome shotgun sequence, a single window of DNA contains:
- the LOC107303604 gene encoding uncharacterized protein LOC107303604 isoform X1 produces MALVHAIFCSRVALVHVLSSLRWRSAQRCPVGRETAAERRPAPAGGPRMEHNQQAGRRRRQTADGRRQTSSPRDRIVRHCPTGDRRVRATVRVASALAKRRPRQWPVTGCRRGGQSPAKSSNMKKDGDDQTQRKMGLKKNMKKDRPTKSFVNSSSLTTSRQLRWFGCAGRKPVAERQLLLSNRSDCKAAMDDDPTSINYELRTMGMRRVDTDEFDEESVQVFNNTSSNLFYVHGNDDLGHCRSTLAPTTRGASPLRYGLTLRNFLKSAMAHMFESLLNAITAIKL; encoded by the exons ATGGCGCTGGTGCATGCCATCTTTTGTTCACGCGTGGCGCTGGTGCATGTCCTCTCGTCGTTGAGATGGCGATCGGCGCAACGATGCCCGGTGGGTCGAGAAAcagcggcggagcggaggccggcgccggcgggcggaCCGCGGATGGAGCATAACCAGCAGGCCggcaggcggaggcggcagaCGGCAGACGGCAGACGGCAGACAAGCAGTCCGCGTGACCGCATCGTGCGACACTGCCCGACCGGCGACCGCCGCGTTCGCGCGACGGTGCGAGTTGCATCCGCGCTCGCCAAGCGTCGGCCCCGCCAGTGGCCGGTGACGGGTTGTCGTCGAGGCGGTCAAAGTCCAGCAAA ATCTTCAAATATGAAGAAAGACGGAGATGATCAAACACAAAGAAAGATgggcttaaaaaaaaacatgaagaaAGATCGTCCAACAAAAAG TTTCGTGAACTCATCGTCTTTAACTACAAGTCGACAACTCCGATGGTTTGGCTGCGCAG GTCGCAAACCAGTTGCTGAGAGGCAACTGTTGTTGAGTAACCGAAGTGACTGCAAGGCCGCAATGGACGATGATCCCACCTCCATCAACTATGAGTTGAGGACTATGGGGATGCGCCGTGTTGACACCGATGAGTTTGATGAGGAAAGTGTGCAGGTGTTCAACAATACTTCCTCCAATTTGTTCTATGTGCATGGCAACGACGATCTCGGACATTGTCGTTCAACTTTAGCACCAACAACAAGAGGAGCAAGTCCTCTTAGGTATGGTTTGACTTTGAGGAACTTTTTGAAGAGCGCAATGGCTCACATGTTTGAGTCTCTGCTAAATGCAATTACTGCCATAAAACTTTGA
- the LOC102719084 gene encoding F-box protein At1g67340-like, giving the protein MSRDEEGNGAEKRRRTGVDGVGGGGGGGITGAFDMLPDELVVSILADVAASAGSPADLAAAMLTCRRFREAGWNRLVLARASAACVAVRAGSWCNEARRFLVRCAQAGNAESSYLLGMIMFYCFENRKLGAELLGAAARRGHVEALYSMAIIQFNGSGLAKDGRNLQAGAHLCARAASRGHTDALRELGHCLSDGYGVRRSVTGGRRLLVQANFRELCAAVAQGGARFAAALGLSGECKPLGPHTCLLSDYGCHVAGAAGRRGHAANAFLAEWYASRPLALVPGAAAAAALRLCSQPTCGRPETRKHEFRRCSVCSAVIYCSRACQALHWKVAHKKECVPMEFWLDAANANGNAVGAVEAAAPAAAAAAQMAMP; this is encoded by the exons ATGTCCCGGGATGAGGAGGGGAACGGcgcggagaagaggaggaggaccgGTGTGGACGGCGttggaggtggcggcggcggcggcatcacGGGGGCGTTCGACATGCTGCCCGACGAGCTGGTCGTTTCcatcctcgccgacgtcgccgcgtCCGCCGGCTCGCCGGCTGACCTCGCTGCCGCCATGCTCAC GTGCAGAAGATTCAGGGAGGCGGGTTGGAACAGGCTGGTGCTCGcgcgggcgtcggcggcgtgcgtcgccgtgcgcgccgGGTCATGGTGCAACGAAGCGCGCCGCTTCCTCGTCCGCTGCGCGCAAGCCGGCAACGCGGAATCCTCCTATCTTCTTGGCATG ATCATGTTCTACTGCTTCGAGAACCGCAAGCTGGGGGCGGAGCTgttgggcgcggcggcgcggcgcgggcacgTCGAGGCGCTCTACTCGATGGCGATCATCCAGTTCAACGGCAGCGGGCTGGCCAAGGACGGCCGCAACCTCCAGGCCGGCGCCCACCtctgcgcccgcgccgcgtcgcgcggCCACACCGACGCGCTCCGCGAGCTCGGGCACTGCCTCTCGGACGGCTACGGCGTCCGCCGCTCCGTCACTGGCGGGCGGCGCCTCCTCGTCCAGGCCAACTTCCGCGAGCTGTGCGCCGCGGTCGCCCAGGGAGGGGCCAGGTTCGCCGCGGCGCTCGGCCTCAGCGGAGAGTGCAAGCCACTGGGCCCGCACACGTGCCTGCTCAGCGACTACGGCTgccacgtcgccggcgccgcggggcGCCGCGGGCACGCCGCCAACGCGTTCCTGGCCGAGTGGTACGCGTCGCGGCCGCTGGCGCTGGtccccggcgcggcggcggcggcggcgctccggctgTGCTCGCAGCCCACGTGCGGGCGGCCGGAGACGCGGAAACACGAGTTCCGGCGGTGCTCCGTGTGCAGCGCGGTGATCTACTGCTCCCGCGCGTGCCAGGCGCTGCACTGGAAGGTGGCGCACAAGAAGGAGTGCGTCCCGATGGAATTCTGGCTCGACGCCGCCAACGCCAACGGCAATGCCGTCGGGGCCGTCGAGGCagctgcgccggcggcggcggcggctgctcaGATGGCGATGCCGTGA
- the LOC107303604 gene encoding uncharacterized protein LOC107303604 isoform X2, whose translation MALVHAIFCSRVALVHVLSSLRWRSAQRCPVGRETAAERRPAPAGGPRMEHNQQAGRRRRQTADGRRQTSSPRDRIVRHCPTGDRRVRATVRVASALAKRRPRQWPVTGCRRGGQSPAKSSNMKKDGDDQTQRKMGLKKNMKKDRPTKSFVNSSSLTTSRQLRWFGCAGRKPVAERQLLLSNRSDCKAAMDDDPTSINYELRTMGMRRVDTDEFDEESVQVFNNTSSNLFYVHGNDDLGHCRSTLAPTTRGASPLRQLLQLLISMLLHCLS comes from the exons ATGGCGCTGGTGCATGCCATCTTTTGTTCACGCGTGGCGCTGGTGCATGTCCTCTCGTCGTTGAGATGGCGATCGGCGCAACGATGCCCGGTGGGTCGAGAAAcagcggcggagcggaggccggcgccggcgggcggaCCGCGGATGGAGCATAACCAGCAGGCCggcaggcggaggcggcagaCGGCAGACGGCAGACGGCAGACAAGCAGTCCGCGTGACCGCATCGTGCGACACTGCCCGACCGGCGACCGCCGCGTTCGCGCGACGGTGCGAGTTGCATCCGCGCTCGCCAAGCGTCGGCCCCGCCAGTGGCCGGTGACGGGTTGTCGTCGAGGCGGTCAAAGTCCAGCAAA ATCTTCAAATATGAAGAAAGACGGAGATGATCAAACACAAAGAAAGATgggcttaaaaaaaaacatgaagaaAGATCGTCCAACAAAAAG TTTCGTGAACTCATCGTCTTTAACTACAAGTCGACAACTCCGATGGTTTGGCTGCGCAG GTCGCAAACCAGTTGCTGAGAGGCAACTGTTGTTGAGTAACCGAAGTGACTGCAAGGCCGCAATGGACGATGATCCCACCTCCATCAACTATGAGTTGAGGACTATGGGGATGCGCCGTGTTGACACCGATGAGTTTGATGAGGAAAGTGTGCAGGTGTTCAACAATACTTCCTCCAATTTGTTCTATGTGCATGGCAACGACGATCTCGGACATTGTCGTTCAACTTTAGCACCAACAACAAGAGGAGCAAGTCCTCTTAG GCAGCTTCTTCAACTGTTGATCTCAATGCTTCTACACTGTCTGTCTTAA
- the LOC107303604 gene encoding uncharacterized protein LOC107303604 isoform X4, translated as MALVHAIFCSRVALVHVLSSLRWRSAQRCPVGRETAAERRPAPAGGPRMEHNQQAGRRRRQTADGRRQTSSPRDRIVRHCPTGDRRVRATVRVASALAKRRPRQWPVTGCRRGGQSPAKSSNMKKDGDDQTQRKMGLKKNMKKDRPTKSFVNSSSLTTSRQLRWFGCAGRKPVAERQLLLSNRSDCKAAMDDDPTSINYELRTMGMRRVDTDEFDEESVQVFNNTSSNLFYVHGNDDLGHCRSTLAPTTRGASPLSFFNC; from the exons ATGGCGCTGGTGCATGCCATCTTTTGTTCACGCGTGGCGCTGGTGCATGTCCTCTCGTCGTTGAGATGGCGATCGGCGCAACGATGCCCGGTGGGTCGAGAAAcagcggcggagcggaggccggcgccggcgggcggaCCGCGGATGGAGCATAACCAGCAGGCCggcaggcggaggcggcagaCGGCAGACGGCAGACGGCAGACAAGCAGTCCGCGTGACCGCATCGTGCGACACTGCCCGACCGGCGACCGCCGCGTTCGCGCGACGGTGCGAGTTGCATCCGCGCTCGCCAAGCGTCGGCCCCGCCAGTGGCCGGTGACGGGTTGTCGTCGAGGCGGTCAAAGTCCAGCAAA ATCTTCAAATATGAAGAAAGACGGAGATGATCAAACACAAAGAAAGATgggcttaaaaaaaaacatgaagaaAGATCGTCCAACAAAAAG TTTCGTGAACTCATCGTCTTTAACTACAAGTCGACAACTCCGATGGTTTGGCTGCGCAG GTCGCAAACCAGTTGCTGAGAGGCAACTGTTGTTGAGTAACCGAAGTGACTGCAAGGCCGCAATGGACGATGATCCCACCTCCATCAACTATGAGTTGAGGACTATGGGGATGCGCCGTGTTGACACCGATGAGTTTGATGAGGAAAGTGTGCAGGTGTTCAACAATACTTCCTCCAATTTGTTCTATGTGCATGGCAACGACGATCTCGGACATTGTCGTTCAACTTTAGCACCAACAACAAGAGGAGCAAGTCCTCTTAG CTTCTTCAACTGTTGA
- the LOC102718807 gene encoding coiled-coil domain-containing protein 177-like, whose protein sequence is MLRRGAVVVVDEDGEVVATKIRKRCALSSSGASDPLRKLRLKKRGVVVLGRRGGGGGVVVSPRSSRKMSESSWNGRRCHDGAAAADGTRSAASARKLVGALRQLSKGGSSPDEDAARRSSAHRRCVSVEFSKRSRTKSKALEADEQRSWHNGHGRWFSDMFSNGSTMEVHACRPPDCASPCAGGETMEPHLKEMYGSLAASKELVKALAGIWGPGDLNPSTASLLSALRAELDLARAHARQLIKEERRRGDEAERMRRQLAEEVREWRGRQREKAAATVRVVVAELDGERRSRRRAERVNAKLGKALADAERELAAARRELERERRSRERLEKVCDELVRGGLAVGGGSVDGRGGDDVEEMRREAERAQEELEKEREMLRLADELREERVQMKLLEARLQFEEKNAVVEQLRGELEAFLESKKDRQQEPHDADEHRLDGRQLQSILANKNGEEGNVRDGDVEDDGGRGECVADDSDGSETHSIELNMDGNSWSYTTASKDTTTTRSKNAAAVHGSHISDRGAELAAGPWSIAAIDQRSQEDAGEELDGDRWHDGGCSDRSKDLDEEDAERYQAIKNLREQMLAGHGFVFVSQEWGQC, encoded by the exons ATGCTGAGGCGtggggcggtggtggtggtggacgaagacggcgaggtggtggcgaCCAAGATCCGCAAGCGGtgcgcgctgtcgtcgtccgGCGCGTCGGACCCGCTGAGGAAGCTGAGGCTGAAGAAGCGAGGGGTGGTGGTGCTCGGCCGgagaggtggaggcggcggcgtcgtggtGTCGCCGCGCTCGAGCAGGAAGATGTCCGAGTCGTCCTGGAACGGCAGGCGCTgccacgacggcgccgccgccgcggacggcacgcgctcggcggcgtcggcgaggaagcTCGTCGGCGCGCTCCGGCAGCTGAGCAAGGGTGGCAGCTCGCCCGACGAGGACGCCGCGCGCCGGAGCtcggctcaccggcgatgcGTGTCGGTGGAG TTCTCCAAGAGATCAAGAACGAAGAGCAAGGCTTTGGAGGCCGATGAACAGAGGAGCTGGCACAATGGCCATGGCCGCTGGTTTTCTGACATGTTCAGCAATGGCAGCACAATGGAG GTGCACGCGTGTCGTCCTCCAGACTGCGCCTCACCATGCGCAGGAGGAGAAACAATGGAGCCACACCTGAAGGAGATGTACGGCAGCCTGGCTGCGTCCAAGGAGCTCGTCAAGGCTCTCGCCGGCATCTGGGGGCCCGGCGACCTGAACCCGTCCACGGCCTCGCTCCTCTCCGCGCTGCGCGCCGAGCTCGACCTCGCGCGCGCCCACGCGCGGCAGCTGATcaaggaggagcggcggcgcggcgacgaggcggagcGGATGAGGAGGCAGCTCGCCGAGGAGGTGCGGGAGTGGAGGGGCAGGCAGAGGGAGAAggccgcggcgacggtgcgcgtggtggtggcggagctCGACGGCGAGAGGAGGTCGAGGAGGCGCGCCGAGAGGGTGAACGCCAAGCTCGGGAAGGCGCTGGCCGACGCGGAGagggagctggcggcggcacggagggagctggagagggagaggaggtcgAGGGAGCGGCTGGAGAAGGTGTGCGACGAGCTTGTGAGGGGCGGCCttgccgtcggcggcggcagcgtggacggcaggggcggcgacgacgtggagGAGATGAGGCGGGAGGCCGAGAGGGCGCAGGAGGAGCtggagaaggagagggagatgCTGCGGCtcgccgacgagctccgcgAGGAGAGGGTCCAGATGAAGCTGCTCGAGGCGCGGCTCCAGTTCGAGGAGAAGAACGCCGTCGTCGAGCAGCTCCGCGGCGAGCTCGAGGCCTTCCTGGAGAGCAAGAAGGATCGGCAGCAAGAACCACATGACGCAGACGAGCACCGACTCGATGGCCGTCAGCTGCAATCGATTCTTGCAAACAAGAATGGAGAAGAAGGCAAcgtccgcgacggcgacgtagAAGACGACGGCGGACGTGGCGAGTGCGTCGCCGATGATTCAGACGGCAGCGAGACGCACTCCATCGAGCTCAACATGGACGGCAACAGCTGGAGCTACACCACGGCTTCCAAGGACACCACGACGACGAGGTCCAAGAACgcagcggcggtgcacggtTCGCACATTTCAGACAGAGGAGCAGAGCTGGCCGCCGGTCCGTGGTCCATCGCCGCCATCGACCAACGATCGCAGGaagacgccggcgaggagctgGACGGAGACAGGTGGCACGACGGAGGGTGCAGCGACAGGAGCAAGGATCTGGACGAGGAGGACGCCGAGAGGTACCAGGCGATCAAGAACCTGAGGGAGCAGATGCTGGCCGGCCATGGCTTCGTCTTCGTGTCCCAAGAATGGGGGCAATGCTAG
- the LOC107303604 gene encoding uncharacterized protein LOC107303604 isoform X3 — MALVHAIFCSRVALVHVLSSLRWRSAQRCPVGRETAAERRPAPAGGPRMEHNQQAGRRRRQTADGRRQTSSPRDRIVRHCPTGDRRVRATVRVASALAKRRPRQWPVTGCRRGGQSPAKSSNMKKDGDDQTQRKMGLKKNMKKDRPTKSFVNSSSLTTSRQLRWFGCAGRKPVAERQLLLSNRSDCKAAMDDDPTSINYELRTMGMRRVDTDEFDEESVQVFNNTSSNLFYVHGNDDLGHCRSTLAPTTRGASPLRIALSGSFCKV; from the exons ATGGCGCTGGTGCATGCCATCTTTTGTTCACGCGTGGCGCTGGTGCATGTCCTCTCGTCGTTGAGATGGCGATCGGCGCAACGATGCCCGGTGGGTCGAGAAAcagcggcggagcggaggccggcgccggcgggcggaCCGCGGATGGAGCATAACCAGCAGGCCggcaggcggaggcggcagaCGGCAGACGGCAGACGGCAGACAAGCAGTCCGCGTGACCGCATCGTGCGACACTGCCCGACCGGCGACCGCCGCGTTCGCGCGACGGTGCGAGTTGCATCCGCGCTCGCCAAGCGTCGGCCCCGCCAGTGGCCGGTGACGGGTTGTCGTCGAGGCGGTCAAAGTCCAGCAAA ATCTTCAAATATGAAGAAAGACGGAGATGATCAAACACAAAGAAAGATgggcttaaaaaaaaacatgaagaaAGATCGTCCAACAAAAAG TTTCGTGAACTCATCGTCTTTAACTACAAGTCGACAACTCCGATGGTTTGGCTGCGCAG GTCGCAAACCAGTTGCTGAGAGGCAACTGTTGTTGAGTAACCGAAGTGACTGCAAGGCCGCAATGGACGATGATCCCACCTCCATCAACTATGAGTTGAGGACTATGGGGATGCGCCGTGTTGACACCGATGAGTTTGATGAGGAAAGTGTGCAGGTGTTCAACAATACTTCCTCCAATTTGTTCTATGTGCATGGCAACGACGATCTCGGACATTGTCGTTCAACTTTAGCACCAACAACAAGAGGAGCAAGTCCTCTTAG gATTGCATTGTCTGGATCTTTTTGCAAAGTATGA